The following are from one region of the Rubrobacter naiadicus genome:
- the alr gene encoding alanine racemase has product MEREGAPGRLWAEIDLEAIRRNVRTLRRRAAGARLMAVVKADAYGHGALPVARAALEAGADSLAVATLAEGAELRGGGVRAPVLVFGNLLPGELKEAGRLRLEVTVHSLAGARLVASLPGLRAHLEVDTGMNRWGVGPEEAGEARRVLGERLVGVYTHLSCADSDPEFTREQLRRFDRVLGAHPFGGVLVHAANSAGTLWYPQARYDRVRPGVALYGLHPRGDAGDPADEDLRPALTLKSYVAGIRRLRAGECVSYGATFRAERTMWVATVPVGYADGYRRALSGRGVALIRGRRRRLLGRVTMDACVFEADGGVEVGDEVVLLGEQGEERVGAEELGRLGGTINYEVTTGLNPRRVERRYVSGV; this is encoded by the coding sequence ATGGAGAGAGAGGGAGCCCCGGGCCGCCTCTGGGCCGAGATAGACCTCGAAGCCATCAGGCGAAACGTCCGCACGCTGCGGCGCCGGGCGGCGGGTGCCCGTCTGATGGCGGTCGTCAAGGCCGACGCCTACGGCCACGGGGCGCTGCCGGTGGCGCGGGCGGCGCTCGAGGCCGGGGCGGATTCACTCGCGGTCGCGACGCTCGCCGAGGGGGCCGAGCTGCGCGGGGGAGGGGTAAGAGCCCCGGTGCTCGTCTTCGGGAACCTCCTCCCCGGGGAGCTGAAGGAGGCCGGGAGGCTGCGGCTGGAAGTGACGGTGCACTCGCTCGCTGGTGCACGCCTCGTCGCCTCCCTGCCCGGCTTGCGGGCGCATCTTGAGGTCGATACCGGCATGAACCGGTGGGGCGTTGGTCCGGAGGAGGCGGGCGAGGCGCGCAGGGTGCTCGGGGAGCGGCTGGTGGGCGTCTACACACACCTCTCCTGCGCCGACTCGGACCCGGAGTTCACCAGGGAGCAGCTCCGGCGCTTCGATCGGGTGCTTGGGGCCCATCCGTTCGGCGGCGTCCTCGTGCACGCCGCCAACTCCGCCGGCACCCTCTGGTACCCGCAGGCGCGCTACGATCGCGTCCGGCCCGGGGTGGCGCTCTACGGGCTGCACCCGCGCGGGGACGCGGGCGACCCCGCCGACGAGGACCTGCGTCCGGCGCTGACCCTCAAGAGCTACGTGGCCGGGATCAGACGCCTCCGGGCCGGAGAGTGCGTCTCCTACGGGGCCACCTTCAGGGCGGAGCGTACGATGTGGGTTGCGACCGTGCCGGTCGGGTACGCCGACGGTTACCGGAGGGCGCTCTCGGGCAGGGGGGTGGCTCTGATCCGTGGCCGCAGGCGGCGTCTGCTCGGACGGGTGACGATGGATGCGTGCGTCTTCGAGGCCGATGGAGGGGTCGAGGTGGGCGACGAGGTGGTGCTCCTCGGCGAGCAGGGGGAGGAGAGGGTTGGGGCCGAAGAGCTCGGGAGGCTCGGCGGCACGATAAACTACGAGGTGACGACGGGGTTGAATCCCAGGCGGGTCGAGAGGAGATACGTTTCAGGTGTTTAG
- a CDS encoding HD domain-containing protein, giving the protein MEVLRGTLDLELLIRLVPELGLARGLTQSPYHHLDTLGHVLETVRCVRRELEDGSLGVRVPPGREEALLFAALVHDVAKPLTRGEVEGRVVFVAHDTLGARMVERVCLRLGAPAMLSDLARTLTHLHLKIGFMENPRTDYPPERIVRAAGPFCEELAVLSWADRLAARGPRLRKEHIERHRRLCARFIEVGRTLGPCREPDYEGLSSKLAHPPGAVVGAAASRLRILRAGGMEEEEAFGRVWSAAGVLHKEDR; this is encoded by the coding sequence GTGGAGGTCCTCCGAGGGACTCTGGATCTGGAGTTGCTCATCCGGCTGGTGCCGGAGCTCGGTCTTGCCAGGGGGCTCACGCAGAGCCCCTACCACCACCTGGACACCCTGGGTCACGTCCTGGAGACGGTACGCTGCGTGCGGCGGGAGCTGGAGGATGGCAGCCTCGGGGTGCGGGTGCCTCCCGGTCGGGAGGAGGCGTTGCTCTTCGCCGCGCTCGTGCATGATGTCGCCAAGCCCCTGACCCGCGGTGAGGTGGAGGGGAGGGTCGTCTTCGTCGCCCACGATACCCTGGGGGCCAGGATGGTCGAGAGGGTATGCCTCCGGCTCGGAGCTCCGGCGATGCTCTCGGACCTCGCCCGGACGCTCACCCACCTGCACCTGAAGATAGGGTTCATGGAGAACCCGCGCACCGACTACCCGCCGGAGAGGATCGTCCGCGCCGCCGGGCCGTTCTGCGAGGAGCTGGCGGTGCTCTCGTGGGCCGACAGGCTCGCCGCGCGTGGACCACGTCTCCGGAAGGAGCACATAGAGCGCCACCGCAGGCTGTGCGCCCGGTTCATCGAGGTGGGCCGTACCCTCGGGCCCTGCCGCGAGCCCGACTACGAGGGGCTCTCCTCGAAGCTCGCCCATCCTCCGGGGGCCGTGGTCGGTGCTGCCGCGAGCAGGCTTCGCATCCTCCGGGCCGGGGGGATGGAGGAGGAAGAGGCCTTCGGACGCGTATGGTCGGCCGCCGGGGTGCTTCACAAAGAGGATCGGTGA
- a CDS encoding PspC domain-containing protein, whose protein sequence is MGIERSSRDRWIFGVCGGIAHRFGWNSLVVRLATVLLAIFIPGFSVIPVAIVYVILGYLLPESTEY, encoded by the coding sequence ATGGGTATAGAGCGTTCGAGTAGGGATCGTTGGATCTTCGGGGTTTGTGGCGGCATCGCCCACAGGTTCGGATGGAACTCGCTCGTCGTGAGGCTCGCGACGGTCCTGCTCGCGATCTTCATCCCGGGGTTCAGCGTCATCCCGGTCGCCATCGTCTACGTGATCCTCGGCTATCTGCTTCCGGAGAGCACCGAGTACTAG
- a CDS encoding uracil-DNA glycosylase, with amino-acid sequence MDFAEAQKEALGCTRCALSHSRTRVVFGEGPLNAELFIVGEAPGFNEDGEGSPFQGASGMLLDRLLASVGMRRDQVYLTTLVKCRPPGTPPRSPRPSEVSSCRPYLMVQIAAVDPRVIVALGELATRVLTGRKDPLSRIRGRAVPLDGRYVFPTLSLRKALYTPADRALLISDFGRLPELLAAERPATYETLNVPHQPDDGREPVQPGLW; translated from the coding sequence ATGGATTTCGCCGAGGCGCAGAAGGAGGCACTGGGCTGTACCAGGTGTGCGCTCTCCCACTCGCGCACCCGGGTCGTCTTCGGTGAGGGGCCGCTCAACGCCGAGCTCTTCATCGTCGGGGAGGCCCCGGGGTTCAACGAGGATGGCGAGGGCAGTCCCTTCCAGGGTGCCTCCGGGATGCTACTCGATCGGTTGCTCGCCTCGGTCGGGATGAGGCGGGATCAGGTATACCTCACCACGCTGGTCAAGTGCCGGCCGCCCGGTACCCCTCCCCGCTCCCCGCGCCCCTCGGAGGTCAGCAGCTGCCGGCCCTATCTGATGGTCCAGATCGCGGCCGTCGACCCCCGGGTGATCGTCGCTCTGGGCGAGCTGGCCACCAGGGTCCTGACCGGGCGCAAGGATCCTCTCTCGCGCATCCGCGGCCGGGCCGTGCCGCTCGACGGGAGATACGTCTTCCCGACGCTCTCGCTGCGCAAGGCGCTCTACACCCCGGCCGACCGCGCTCTTCTCATCTCCGACTTCGGGCGTCTGCCGGAGCTGCTCGCCGCCGAGCGCCCGGCCACCTACGAGACCCTGAACGTCCCGCACCAGCCGGATGACGGCAGGGAGCCCGTGCAACCGGGCCTGTGGTGA
- the tsaE gene encoding tRNA (adenosine(37)-N6)-threonylcarbamoyltransferase complex ATPase subunit type 1 TsaE → MEWEKLDEGELKRLAARVAALLEPGDVVVLSGEVGSGKTTFVRAAMHALGVRERVTSPTYQLARSYEGEMAGSSVTLNHLDLYRLEEIGSADVLELEDYLEPGAITFIEWADPALGSLEAPSLVELSHQGEGLRGVRITGPLEERLGGC, encoded by the coding sequence ATGGAGTGGGAGAAGCTCGATGAGGGGGAGTTGAAGAGGCTGGCGGCCAGGGTCGCCGCGCTGCTCGAACCCGGGGACGTCGTGGTGCTCTCCGGGGAGGTCGGCTCGGGCAAGACCACCTTCGTGCGCGCCGCCATGCACGCCCTCGGCGTGCGCGAGCGGGTGACGAGCCCGACCTACCAGCTCGCCCGCAGCTACGAGGGTGAGATGGCGGGATCCAGTGTGACCCTCAACCACCTCGACCTCTACCGGCTGGAGGAGATAGGGAGCGCCGACGTGCTGGAGCTCGAGGACTACCTGGAGCCTGGGGCGATAACGTTCATCGAGTGGGCGGACCCCGCGCTCGGCTCGCTCGAGGCCCCCTCTCTCGTCGAGCTCTCACACCAGGGAGAGGGGCTGCGGGGCGTAAGGATCACGGGCCCGCTGGAGGAGCGGCTCGGAGGATGCTGA
- the tsaB gene encoding tRNA (adenosine(37)-N6)-threonylcarbamoyltransferase complex dimerization subunit type 1 TsaB has translation MLTLALDASTAEVSVALARLEGHDREVLAEVSCSARGASETLLPSVHEVLELAGEDLGDVGRIVVGVGPGTFTGIRIAVATARALAGTLGAEICASSTLDALAHPALSSGRERVVAVIDARRRQVFAELFAAGRESTGVLCVRPGELSRHLPREGDLLLVGDGAVRYREELSSLGHIPEDSSPLNRVSAAGHLVAGDLEPVPPEKVVPLYVREPDAEVRRERNPWSRP, from the coding sequence ATGCTGACGCTCGCTCTGGACGCCTCGACGGCGGAGGTGAGCGTGGCGCTCGCCCGTCTCGAGGGACACGACAGGGAGGTTCTGGCCGAGGTTTCCTGCTCGGCGCGGGGGGCTTCGGAGACACTTCTCCCCTCGGTGCACGAGGTGCTCGAGCTGGCGGGAGAGGATCTCGGGGATGTGGGGAGGATCGTGGTCGGTGTGGGGCCGGGGACTTTCACCGGCATCCGCATCGCGGTGGCCACCGCCCGAGCTCTCGCGGGGACGCTCGGGGCCGAGATCTGCGCGTCCTCCACCCTGGATGCTCTCGCCCACCCGGCGCTCTCCTCGGGCCGGGAGAGGGTGGTGGCGGTGATCGACGCCCGGCGCCGCCAGGTCTTCGCCGAGCTCTTCGCGGCCGGCAGGGAGAGCACGGGCGTGCTCTGCGTGAGACCGGGCGAGCTCTCACGGCATCTGCCGCGTGAGGGCGATCTTCTCCTCGTGGGAGACGGGGCCGTGCGCTACCGGGAGGAGCTCTCCTCGCTCGGGCACATACCCGAAGATTCCTCTCCCCTGAACAGGGTCTCTGCCGCGGGGCACCTCGTGGCCGGCGATCTCGAACCGGTCCCTCCGGAGAAGGTTGTGCCGCTCTACGTGCGCGAGCCGGACGCCGAGGTGCGCAGGGAGCGGAACCCCTGGAGCCGGCCTTGA
- the rimI gene encoding ribosomal protein S18-alanine N-acetyltransferase codes for MSDHRIRRMTRDDLPEAVEVDAECLSRPWSAAVWREELESPFGLYLALEEEGRIVAQIGVKRTSEELHVTTLAVRPECRRRGYARALVRAAMDAFPEVRRVHLEVRPSNSPARSLYRSLGFREVGRRPRYYGDEDAMLMTLDLSS; via the coding sequence TTGAGCGACCACAGGATAAGGCGGATGACGCGGGACGATCTTCCGGAGGCGGTGGAGGTCGACGCGGAGTGTCTTTCGCGCCCCTGGAGCGCCGCCGTCTGGCGGGAAGAGCTGGAGAGCCCCTTCGGGCTCTACCTGGCGCTGGAAGAGGAAGGGCGCATCGTTGCCCAGATCGGGGTCAAGCGCACCTCGGAGGAGCTGCACGTGACCACGCTCGCCGTGCGCCCGGAGTGCCGGCGCAGAGGTTACGCCCGGGCTCTGGTCCGGGCGGCGATGGATGCCTTCCCCGAAGTCCGCAGGGTCCACCTCGAGGTGCGTCCCAGCAACTCCCCGGCCCGTTCACTCTACCGCTCGCTCGGCTTCAGGGAGGTCGGGCGGCGGCCCCGCTACTACGGGGACGAGGATGCCATGCTCATGACCCTCGACCTTTCTTCTTAG
- the tsaD gene encoding tRNA (adenosine(37)-N6)-threonylcarbamoyltransferase complex transferase subunit TsaD produces MILAIETSCDDTCAAVVEDDGRRALSNVVHTQTEHARYGGVVPEVASRAHLERIDGVVEKALADAGATLEELTAVAVTVRPGLIGALLVGLASAKSVAYARRLPLIPVNHLEGHVAAAYLEDPALEPPFVALVASGGHTALYSVGSDRSMSLLGETLDDAAGEALDKGARMLGLGFPGGPALSRAAEGGDPGRYEFPVALKGKDDLDFSFSGLKTSLLYTLQRLGEERVEEELPHLAASYEAAVVEALSRKLLRAAEMTDSRSLVVAGGVAANARLRGRLRTECEKRGIGIVIPAPALCTDNAAMIGAAAPHSRKIPFPGYLGLNARSI; encoded by the coding sequence GTGATACTGGCGATAGAGACATCCTGCGACGACACCTGCGCGGCCGTGGTGGAGGACGACGGGCGCAGGGCCCTCTCGAACGTCGTCCACACTCAGACCGAGCACGCCCGCTACGGCGGGGTCGTGCCGGAGGTCGCCTCGAGGGCCCACCTAGAACGCATCGACGGCGTGGTGGAGAAGGCGCTCGCCGATGCGGGGGCGACCCTCGAAGAGTTGACCGCCGTCGCGGTTACGGTGCGTCCGGGGCTCATCGGGGCGCTCCTCGTCGGGCTGGCCTCCGCCAAGAGCGTGGCCTATGCCCGCAGGCTGCCTCTCATCCCGGTGAACCACCTCGAGGGGCACGTCGCCGCGGCGTACCTGGAGGACCCGGCGCTCGAGCCGCCGTTCGTCGCGCTCGTCGCCTCCGGAGGGCACACCGCGCTCTACTCGGTCGGGAGCGACCGGAGCATGTCGCTGCTCGGCGAGACGCTGGACGACGCCGCCGGGGAGGCCCTCGACAAGGGGGCGAGGATGCTCGGGCTGGGGTTCCCCGGAGGCCCCGCGCTCTCGCGGGCGGCCGAGGGGGGTGACCCGGGACGCTACGAGTTTCCGGTGGCCCTCAAGGGTAAAGACGATCTCGACTTCAGCTTCTCCGGCCTCAAGACGAGCCTGCTCTACACGCTGCAGCGCCTGGGGGAGGAGAGGGTAGAAGAGGAGCTGCCCCACCTGGCGGCGAGCTACGAGGCGGCGGTGGTGGAGGCTCTCTCCCGGAAGCTGCTGCGGGCCGCGGAGATGACGGATTCCCGCTCCCTCGTGGTCGCGGGGGGCGTCGCGGCGAACGCCCGGCTGCGCGGTCGTCTCAGGACCGAGTGCGAGAAGAGGGGCATCGGGATCGTCATCCCGGCCCCGGCGCTCTGTACGGACAACGCCGCCATGATCGGGGCCGCCGCGCCCCACTCCCGGAAGATACCCTTCCCCGGTTACCTCGGCCTCAACGCCCGCAGCATCTGA
- a CDS encoding S53 family peptidase: MRGRCFPRRVFACLMLAFLAAVLSVGVVGSRDAAARRLVNEPWRYQAHPPKRYAFAANARAFPYTPSECVARYGVACYSPQQIRRAYDIPSSLEGEGQSIVIFDAYGSPSVRRDLETFSETFGLPKPDLHIYYPQGRPKFDPRNSNQQGWAQEIALDTQWAHAIAPKARINLVIARDNSDLAFNYAQTWALGRGLGHVWSQSYGTPEAAIKSVESNVQLRLSHNGYVNARAQRISVFASAGDSGAGNGFRRPNALYPASDPLVTAVGGTNLFASDRGVYRRETVWNDSNPALCPFGCTQGIFGATGGAPSRVFKKPAYQRGFQPTRHRTTSDVSYDASVYTSVLVYLSIPGIPEGFYFFGGTSSGAPQWAGIGALANQAAGRPLGFLNPRLYALAKNGAAYRASFHDVTRGGNVFYGGGYRAKKGYDLPTGLGTPKVSALIRNLSHQGARR, translated from the coding sequence ATGAGGGGTAGATGCTTCCCGAGGCGGGTTTTCGCCTGCCTCATGCTAGCGTTTCTGGCGGCCGTGTTGTCCGTCGGCGTCGTCGGGAGCAGGGACGCCGCAGCACGCAGGCTGGTCAACGAGCCGTGGAGGTATCAGGCGCATCCACCGAAGAGGTACGCTTTCGCGGCGAACGCCCGGGCTTTCCCGTACACCCCGTCCGAGTGTGTGGCCCGCTACGGGGTGGCCTGCTACTCACCGCAGCAGATCAGGCGGGCGTACGACATCCCGTCCTCGCTCGAAGGCGAGGGGCAGTCGATCGTCATCTTCGACGCGTATGGGAGTCCCTCCGTAAGACGGGATCTCGAGACCTTCAGCGAGACTTTCGGTCTCCCCAAGCCCGATCTGCACATCTACTATCCGCAGGGCAGGCCGAAGTTCGACCCCAGAAACTCCAACCAGCAGGGGTGGGCGCAGGAGATAGCGCTCGACACCCAGTGGGCGCACGCCATAGCGCCGAAGGCCAGGATCAACCTGGTGATAGCCCGCGACAACTCGGATCTGGCGTTCAACTACGCCCAGACCTGGGCGCTGGGGCGTGGTCTGGGACACGTCTGGTCGCAGAGCTACGGTACGCCGGAGGCCGCGATCAAGAGCGTGGAGAGCAACGTCCAGCTCAGGCTCTCGCACAACGGTTACGTGAACGCCCGGGCGCAGCGCATAAGCGTCTTCGCCTCCGCGGGTGATTCGGGGGCGGGCAACGGTTTCAGAAGACCCAACGCGCTCTACCCGGCCTCCGACCCGTTGGTGACGGCCGTCGGCGGGACCAACCTGTTCGCGAGCGACCGCGGGGTTTACCGGCGGGAGACGGTCTGGAACGACTCGAACCCGGCGCTGTGCCCGTTCGGGTGCACCCAGGGGATCTTCGGAGCTACCGGTGGTGCCCCGAGCCGGGTGTTCAAGAAACCTGCCTACCAGAGAGGATTCCAGCCCACGCGTCATCGCACGACCTCGGACGTGAGCTACGACGCCTCCGTGTACACCAGCGTGCTGGTGTACCTGAGCATCCCCGGCATCCCCGAAGGCTTCTACTTCTTCGGCGGCACCAGCTCCGGGGCTCCGCAGTGGGCTGGTATCGGGGCGCTCGCGAACCAGGCCGCCGGAAGGCCGCTCGGGTTTTTGAACCCCAGGCTCTACGCCCTCGCGAAGAACGGAGCCGCCTACCGGGCGAGCTTCCACGACGTGACCCGCGGCGGCAACGTCTTCTACGGCGGCGGTTACCGGGCGAAGAAGGGCTACGACCTGCCGACCGGCCTCGGTACGCCGAAGGTCTCCGCCCTGATCCGCAACCTCTCACACCAGGGCGCCCGGCGCTAG
- the groL gene encoding chaperonin GroEL (60 kDa chaperone family; promotes refolding of misfolded polypeptides especially under stressful conditions; forms two stacked rings of heptamers to form a barrel-shaped 14mer; ends can be capped by GroES; misfolded proteins enter the barrel where they are refolded when GroES binds), protein MAHKELKFDTEARRALEAGVNKLADAVRVTLGPKGQYVVLDKKFGSPTITNDGVTIAREIELEDIFENQAAQLVKEVATKTNDVAGDGTTTATVLAQVIVREGLKNVAAGANPVILRSGIEKAVDAAVEAIKEQAVEISGKDEISRVGAISARSEEVGNVIAEAIDKVGKDGVVNVEEGQTLGMELEFTEGMQFDKGYLSPYFVTDQDRMEAVLDDPYILIANQKISNVQDLLPILNQVMQASKPLLIIAEDVEGEALATLIVNKLRGTFNAAAVKAPGFGDRRKRMLEDIAILTGGEVITEELGLKLENTQLSQLGRARRVVITKDDTTIVDGAGDPEQIKGRINQIKSEIETTDSDFDREKLQERLAKLAGGVAVIKVGAATETELKEKKHRVEDALSATRAALEEGIVPGGGVALLKAQEKVAKLLDELEGDERTGARIVYRALEEPIRQIAENAGADGSIVVDKVRAQSDSIGFNALTGEYEDLVKAGIIDPAMVTRSALQNAASIGSLIVTTDVVVAEPEEEQQPAMPGGGMM, encoded by the coding sequence GTGGCGCACAAAGAGCTAAAGTTCGACACCGAGGCGAGGAGGGCGCTCGAGGCCGGGGTGAACAAGCTGGCCGACGCGGTCAGGGTGACGCTCGGTCCGAAGGGGCAGTACGTAGTTCTGGACAAGAAGTTCGGCTCGCCGACGATCACCAACGACGGTGTAACGATTGCGCGCGAGATCGAGCTCGAGGACATCTTCGAGAACCAGGCGGCCCAGCTGGTCAAGGAGGTCGCGACCAAGACCAACGACGTCGCCGGTGACGGGACGACCACGGCGACGGTTCTGGCGCAGGTCATCGTGCGCGAGGGCCTGAAGAACGTGGCGGCGGGTGCGAACCCGGTGATCCTCCGGAGCGGGATCGAGAAGGCCGTCGACGCTGCGGTGGAGGCGATAAAGGAGCAGGCCGTGGAGATCTCGGGCAAGGACGAGATCTCGCGTGTCGGCGCGATCTCCGCGCGCAGCGAGGAAGTCGGCAACGTCATCGCCGAGGCGATCGACAAGGTCGGCAAGGACGGGGTGGTCAACGTCGAGGAGGGGCAGACCCTCGGGATGGAGCTGGAGTTCACCGAGGGGATGCAGTTTGACAAGGGCTACCTCTCGCCGTACTTCGTCACCGACCAGGACCGGATGGAGGCGGTTCTGGACGACCCCTACATCCTGATCGCCAACCAGAAGATCAGCAACGTACAGGATCTCTTGCCGATCCTCAACCAGGTGATGCAGGCGAGCAAGCCGCTTTTGATCATCGCCGAGGACGTCGAGGGTGAGGCGCTCGCGACCCTGATCGTCAACAAGCTGCGCGGGACGTTCAACGCGGCTGCGGTCAAGGCCCCGGGCTTCGGCGACAGGCGCAAGAGGATGCTGGAGGACATCGCGATCCTCACCGGCGGCGAGGTCATCACCGAGGAGCTTGGGCTCAAGCTGGAGAACACCCAGCTCAGTCAGCTCGGCCGTGCCCGCAGGGTCGTCATCACCAAGGACGACACCACCATCGTCGACGGCGCGGGTGACCCCGAGCAGATCAAGGGCCGCATCAACCAGATAAAGAGCGAGATCGAGACGACCGACTCCGACTTCGACCGCGAGAAGCTGCAGGAGCGGCTGGCCAAGCTGGCTGGCGGCGTGGCGGTCATCAAGGTCGGTGCGGCGACCGAGACCGAGCTCAAGGAGAAGAAGCACCGGGTCGAGGACGCGCTCTCGGCTACCCGGGCTGCTCTTGAGGAGGGCATCGTCCCCGGCGGCGGGGTGGCGCTCCTGAAGGCTCAGGAGAAGGTCGCGAAGCTCCTCGATGAGCTCGAGGGTGACGAGCGGACCGGCGCGAGGATCGTCTACCGGGCGCTCGAGGAGCCCATCCGCCAGATCGCGGAGAACGCCGGCGCCGACGGCTCGATCGTGGTGGACAAGGTGCGTGCCCAGAGCGACTCCATCGGGTTCAACGCCCTCACCGGCGAGTACGAGGATCTGGTGAAGGCCGGGATCATCGACCCCGCCATGGTCACCCGCTCGGCGCTGCAGAACGCAGCCTCCATCGGTAGCCTCATCGTCACCACCGACGTGGTCGTCGCCGAGCCCGAGGAGGAGCAGCAGCCCGCCATGCCCGGCGGCGGGATGATGTAA
- a CDS encoding universal stress protein yields MSAFSGSSPASSAGVSRGGNDLPYRRVLVALDGCELTHGVLERGAELAELLGAEVHVVCVQEPPPALQTQILGETPREVFEEHLEEVRSRIREALEGCGVHVESLEVCGGSPAGVILHLLEEGGFDLVVLGRHGRGIRHRFRPGSTTHRVLACAPCPVLVLPCMDEKTIGMDRKEGVGERV; encoded by the coding sequence GTGAGCGCCTTCTCGGGCAGTTCTCCGGCAAGCTCGGCGGGCGTTTCGAGGGGTGGGAACGACCTCCCGTACCGCAGGGTGCTCGTGGCGTTGGATGGGTGTGAGCTGACCCACGGGGTTCTGGAGCGGGGGGCCGAGCTCGCGGAGCTGCTGGGGGCGGAGGTTCACGTGGTGTGCGTGCAGGAACCGCCGCCGGCTCTGCAGACGCAGATCCTGGGCGAGACCCCGCGCGAGGTCTTCGAGGAGCACCTGGAGGAGGTCCGGTCGCGGATCCGCGAGGCTCTGGAGGGGTGCGGGGTGCACGTGGAGAGCCTGGAAGTCTGCGGTGGGAGCCCGGCCGGCGTCATATTGCACCTCCTCGAGGAAGGGGGGTTCGATCTCGTAGTCCTGGGCCGCCACGGCAGGGGGATCAGACACCGTTTCCGCCCCGGCTCCACGACCCACAGGGTACTCGCCTGCGCTCCCTGTCCGGTCCTGGTTCTGCCCTGCATGGATGAGAAGACGATCGGGATGGACCGGAAGGAGGGCGTCGGAGAGAGGGTGTGA
- a CDS encoding helix-turn-helix domain-containing protein yields MNLYLIDGARLRRLREEKGLSREDLSRATGPYNPDGVRLIEELERQPRVHVLETIGRRIAAALGVGLSELTAYPDPPEDVLLAEEPTGATLFSPDSLLRPPRN; encoded by the coding sequence GTGAACCTTTATCTCATCGATGGTGCGAGGTTGCGTAGACTGCGCGAGGAGAAGGGACTCTCGCGTGAGGATCTCTCCCGCGCCACCGGCCCTTACAACCCGGACGGCGTCCGGCTCATAGAGGAACTCGAACGCCAGCCCAGGGTGCACGTCCTCGAAACCATAGGCCGCAGGATTGCCGCGGCGCTCGGCGTTGGGCTCTCTGAGCTCACCGCCTACCCCGACCCACCCGAGGATGTCCTCCTCGCAGAGGAGCCCACCGGTGCGACCCTGTTCTCACCCGACTCCCTGCTCCGCCCCCCTCGGAACTAA